In Aquabacterium sp. OR-4, the following proteins share a genomic window:
- the fhcD gene encoding formylmethanofuran--tetrahydromethanopterin N-formyltransferase: MSTAQRPALALLRNGVLIDDGFAEAFAMKATRVIVTAHNAQWARHAAEAATGLATSVIACGCEAGIERTLAADETPDGRPGVALLLFAMSGKELAKQIERRIGQCVLTCPTTAAFAGLAEGEPVALGRNLRFFGDGWQIAKLIDGQRYWRIPVMDGEFVVQESTPVIKAVGGGNLLLLARDTDCALAAAEAAVAAMRRLPNVVMPFPGGVVRSGSKVGSKYPALSASTNDAFCPGLRGLVPHSEIAAEVRCVLEVVIDGLSEADVAAAMRAGLQAGIAIGAAGGLLRISAGNYGGKLGPYHFHLHRLLEDRA; the protein is encoded by the coding sequence ATGAGCACGGCGCAACGCCCCGCGCTCGCGCTGCTGCGCAACGGCGTGCTGATCGACGACGGCTTTGCCGAGGCCTTTGCGATGAAGGCCACGCGGGTGATCGTCACCGCCCACAACGCGCAATGGGCGCGGCATGCGGCCGAGGCCGCCACCGGCTTGGCCACCTCGGTGATCGCCTGCGGCTGCGAGGCAGGCATCGAGCGCACGCTGGCGGCCGACGAAACCCCCGACGGCCGGCCGGGCGTGGCCCTGCTGCTGTTTGCGATGTCGGGCAAGGAGCTGGCCAAGCAGATCGAGCGCCGCATCGGCCAATGCGTGCTCACCTGCCCCACCACCGCGGCCTTTGCCGGCCTGGCCGAGGGCGAGCCGGTGGCGCTGGGCCGCAACCTGCGCTTTTTTGGCGATGGCTGGCAGATCGCCAAGCTGATCGACGGCCAGCGCTACTGGCGCATCCCGGTGATGGACGGCGAGTTCGTGGTGCAGGAGAGCACGCCGGTGATCAAGGCCGTGGGCGGCGGCAACCTGCTGCTGCTGGCCCGCGACACCGACTGCGCGTTGGCGGCGGCCGAGGCCGCGGTGGCCGCCATGCGCCGTCTGCCCAACGTGGTGATGCCTTTTCCGGGTGGCGTGGTGCGTTCGGGCTCCAAGGTGGGCAGCAAGTACCCGGCGCTGAGCGCGTCCACCAACGATGCCTTCTGCCCCGGCCTGCGCGGCCTGGTGCCGCACAGCGAGATCGCTGCCGAGGTGCGCTGCGTGCTCGAGGTGGTGATCGACGGCCTCAGCGAGGCCGACGTGGCCGCGGCCATGCGCGCCGGCCTGCAGGCCGGCATCGCCATCGGCGCCGCCGGGGGCCTGCTGCGCATCTCGGCCGGCAACTATGGCGGCAAGCTGGGGCCCTACCACTTCCACCTGCACCGGCTGCTGGAGGACAGGGCATGA
- a CDS encoding formylmethanofuran dehydrogenase subunit C, giving the protein MSGWRLALRRPPPLRLDLRGLTPAALAGLGQAQVERWPLGHGRETLALAECFDVSAQPDDGLLFEGNLSRCDHLGWGMDGGRIRVLGPVGDGVGTGMRAGELRVDGNAGDLAACEMAGGLLHIGGDVGHFAASTLPGSIDGMRGGLLRIDGHAGDRLADRMRRGTVLLRGDAGAYAASRLVAGTVLLGGRAGAQVGYGMRRGSVVCAAGPQAVTVPGSFVPAGAEVPVFWALLSRSLARLAGPQPDAPWPERALAEHPFAGLGRRPIQRHLGDRAQGGFGELIHLC; this is encoded by the coding sequence GTGAGCGGCTGGCGTCTGGCCCTGCGGCGGCCGCCGCCGCTGCGCCTGGATCTGCGCGGCCTCACGCCCGCCGCGCTGGCCGGCCTGGGCCAGGCGCAGGTCGAGCGCTGGCCGCTGGGCCATGGCCGCGAGACGCTGGCGCTGGCCGAGTGTTTTGACGTGTCGGCGCAGCCCGACGATGGGCTGCTTTTCGAGGGCAACCTGTCGCGCTGCGACCACCTGGGCTGGGGCATGGACGGCGGCCGCATCCGGGTGCTTGGCCCGGTGGGCGATGGCGTGGGCACCGGCATGCGCGCCGGCGAGCTGCGGGTGGACGGCAACGCCGGCGACCTGGCCGCCTGCGAGATGGCCGGCGGCCTGCTGCACATCGGCGGCGATGTCGGCCACTTTGCCGCCAGCACCCTGCCCGGCAGCATCGACGGCATGCGCGGCGGCCTGCTGCGCATCGACGGCCATGCCGGCGACCGCCTGGCCGACCGCATGCGCCGCGGCACCGTGCTGCTGCGCGGCGATGCCGGCGCCTACGCCGCCTCGCGCCTGGTGGCCGGCACCGTGCTGCTGGGCGGCCGCGCCGGCGCGCAGGTGGGCTATGGCATGCGGCGCGGCAGCGTGGTGTGCGCCGCCGGCCCGCAGGCCGTGACTGTGCCGGGCAGCTTTGTGCCGGCCGGCGCCGAGGTGCCGGTGTTCTGGGCCCTGCTGTCGCGCAGCCTGGCGCGCCTGGCCGGCCCGCAGCCCGACGCGCCCTGGCCCGAGCGCGCCTTGGCCGAGCACCCCTTCGCCGGCCTTGGCCGCCGGCCCATCCAGCGCCACCTGGGCGACCGTGCCCAGGGCGGCTTTGGCGAACTGATCCACCTGTGCTGA
- the fae gene encoding formaldehyde-activating enzyme: MIPETPDYLFHAGEATVLAREGQFTDAMPEILIGRTDGPVGHAFAKLMAQSKGHTAMFVIRACNQLVRPATIMVPKVTLKDTANIDLFGGVVQSATADAVVDCLIEGIIPRELANRLCIISLVWIDPRCAKHENLDKKDMYRTNHEATRLAIRRALSNEPTVDELIARRHSLKHDMDDWS; this comes from the coding sequence ATGATCCCCGAGACGCCCGACTACCTGTTCCACGCCGGCGAGGCCACCGTGCTGGCGCGCGAAGGCCAGTTCACCGACGCCATGCCCGAGATCCTGATCGGCCGCACCGACGGGCCGGTGGGCCATGCCTTTGCCAAGCTGATGGCGCAGAGCAAGGGCCACACCGCGATGTTCGTGATCCGCGCCTGCAACCAGCTGGTGCGGCCGGCCACGATCATGGTGCCCAAGGTCACCCTGAAGGACACGGCCAACATCGACCTGTTCGGCGGCGTGGTGCAGAGCGCCACCGCCGATGCGGTGGTCGACTGCCTGATCGAGGGCATCATCCCGCGCGAGCTGGCCAACCGCCTGTGCATCATCAGCCTGGTCTGGATCGACCCGCGCTGCGCCAAGCACGAGAATCTCGACAAGAAGGACATGTACCGCACCAACCACGAGGCCACCCGGCTGGCCATCCGGCGCGCGCTGTCCAACGAGCCCACGGTGGATGAGCTGATCGCGCGCCGCCACAGCCTCAAGCACGACATGGACGACTGGTCCTGA
- a CDS encoding bifunctional chorismate-binding protein/class IV aminotransferase, producing the protein MACFALIDDPGADTNAPADARPGARLYTGLAGEHRCTDAPGLDALCAAVAADQARGLHAVLLADYEWGAKLQQAAAARRPGDEAAALRVLMFRQRQHLDAAQAQAWLRERIASEAQAEPDAERDADGHRACGVIRLQPSIDRAGFGQAIAAIQTAIAEGQTYQVNYTYRLEGQAYGSPLALYQALRAHQPVRHGALLALPARSAPPWQAGAAGSEPPPAVEMVLSCSPELFLQHRQGLVTARPMKGTAARGAGPEADSEIARQLAGDVKNRAENLMIVDLLRNDLGRVAITGSVQVPALFAVEPYATVFQMTSTVQARLRPGVGLAELLRATFPCGSITGAPKRHTMGLIRQLETTPRGLYCGSIGWLDAPAPGAACGDFSLNVAIRTLTLGAPTARGLRPLRLGVGAGIVQDSRAADEFDECRLKARFLTALDPGFALFETLLCTAGGQLPHLARHLDRLQASAAALGFGLDRGQAQALLLARAATLARGMPHRLRLALRHGGRLLLSDAVLAPLVAAGPAPLLDAGPAAPAVAMLAPPAADGLALPAGADPARPAGAVPVSLRIASQALPLARPLAGHKTTLRARYDAGVREAERHGAFDTLFFDRRGHLVEGGRSSVFVRLDGRWWTPPLSDGALPGVMRALLLDSPAWQAAERSLTRADLQRAEAIVVCNALRGALPARLVQPATAAPADALSA; encoded by the coding sequence ATGGCCTGCTTTGCCCTGATCGACGACCCGGGCGCCGACACCAACGCGCCCGCCGACGCCCGCCCCGGCGCACGCCTGTACACCGGCCTGGCCGGCGAGCACCGCTGCACCGATGCGCCGGGCCTGGATGCCTTGTGCGCCGCGGTGGCGGCCGACCAGGCCCGCGGCCTGCACGCCGTGCTGCTGGCCGACTACGAATGGGGTGCCAAGCTGCAGCAGGCCGCGGCGGCGCGCCGGCCGGGCGACGAAGCCGCCGCGCTGCGGGTGCTGATGTTCCGCCAGCGCCAGCACCTGGACGCGGCCCAGGCCCAGGCCTGGCTGCGCGAGCGCATCGCCAGCGAGGCCCAGGCCGAGCCCGATGCCGAGCGCGATGCCGACGGCCACCGCGCCTGCGGCGTGATCAGGCTGCAGCCCAGCATCGACCGCGCGGGCTTCGGCCAGGCCATTGCCGCCATCCAGACGGCCATTGCCGAGGGCCAGACCTACCAGGTCAACTACACCTACCGGCTCGAGGGCCAGGCCTACGGCTCGCCGCTGGCGCTCTACCAGGCCTTGCGCGCGCACCAGCCGGTGCGCCATGGCGCGCTGCTGGCCCTGCCGGCACGCAGCGCCCCGCCCTGGCAGGCGGGGGCCGCGGGCAGCGAGCCGCCGCCGGCGGTGGAGATGGTGCTGTCGTGCTCGCCCGAGCTGTTCCTGCAGCACCGCCAGGGTCTGGTGACGGCGCGGCCGATGAAGGGCACGGCGGCGCGCGGTGCCGGCCCCGAGGCCGACAGCGAGATCGCCCGCCAGCTCGCCGGCGACGTGAAGAACCGCGCCGAGAACCTGATGATCGTGGACCTGCTGCGCAACGATCTGGGCCGCGTGGCGATCACCGGCTCGGTGCAGGTGCCGGCGCTGTTTGCGGTGGAGCCCTATGCCACGGTGTTCCAGATGACCTCCACCGTGCAGGCGCGGCTGCGGCCCGGCGTGGGCCTGGCCGAGCTGCTGCGCGCCACCTTTCCCTGCGGCTCGATCACCGGCGCGCCCAAGCGCCACACCATGGGCCTGATCCGCCAGCTCGAGACCACGCCGCGCGGCCTGTACTGCGGCAGCATCGGCTGGCTCGATGCGCCGGCGCCAGGGGCGGCCTGCGGCGACTTCAGCCTCAACGTGGCCATCCGCACGCTCACGCTGGGGGCGCCCACGGCACGCGGCCTGCGCCCGCTGCGCCTGGGCGTGGGCGCCGGCATCGTGCAGGACAGCCGTGCCGCCGACGAGTTCGACGAGTGCCGGCTGAAGGCGCGCTTTCTCACCGCGCTCGACCCCGGATTTGCCCTGTTCGAGACCCTGCTGTGCACGGCCGGCGGCCAGCTGCCGCACCTGGCCCGCCACCTCGACCGGCTGCAGGCCAGCGCCGCGGCGCTGGGCTTCGGCCTCGACCGCGGGCAGGCGCAGGCCCTGCTGCTGGCGCGGGCGGCCACGCTGGCGCGCGGCATGCCGCACCGCCTGCGCCTGGCCTTGCGGCATGGCGGCCGGCTGCTGCTGAGCGATGCCGTGCTGGCCCCGCTGGTGGCTGCGGGCCCGGCCCCGCTGCTGGATGCCGGCCCGGCCGCACCGGCCGTGGCTATGCTGGCGCCGCCGGCTGCTGACGGGCTGGCGCTGCCGGCCGGCGCCGACCCGGCCCGGCCCGCTGGCGCGGTGCCGGTCAGCCTGCGCATCGCCAGCCAGGCGCTGCCGCTGGCCCGGCCGCTGGCCGGCCACAAGACCACGCTGCGCGCGCGCTACGACGCCGGCGTGCGCGAGGCCGAGCGCCACGGCGCCTTCGACACCCTGTTCTTCGACCGCCGCGGCCACCTGGTGGAAGGTGGCCGCAGCTCGGTGTTCGTGCGCCTGGACGGCCGCTGGTGGACGCCGCCGCTGAGCGATGGCGCCCTGCCCGGCGTGATGCGCGCGCTGCTGCTCGACAGCCCCGCCTGGCAGGCCGCCGAGCGCAGCCTCACCCGCGCCGATCTGCAGCGTGCCGAGGCCATCGTGGTGTGCAACGCGCTGCGCGGCGCCTTGCCGGCGCGGCTGGTTCAGCCAGCCACCGCGGCGCCGGCCGACGCGCTCAGCGCCTGA